The genomic window ATGATGAAAGGCTTGAGTCTGGAGTTAATCCAGAAGATTTAGATTATAAAAAATCTAAAGCAAATGTTTCTGAAGATTCTGTAGAAACTGAATGCTCTGAATCGGAAAAGTCGCCAGCAACCGAACAGGATGGCGAAACAGAGCAAAATAATGAATCTAAAGAAGATAATGAGTCTAAAGAATCTCAAGAAGATTTTGAAGAAGCAGTTGAGACTTTTAGATTAACTCGTAAGAGGGTTATGACTGCTGAGGCAATAGCTCAAACGGCGAAGCGATGGTATTCGGGACAACATGGTCCTAAATCGCTTTCTACTAAAATTGCGGATGGTAAAGCGTGTTCATCCTGCGGATTTATGATTCCGCTAGCTGGCAGCTTAGGAAACATGTTTGGAGTTTGCGCAAATATGTGGAGCCCAGACGATGGGAGAGTGGTGGCATTAGATCACGGGTGTGGAGAGCATTCCGAAATAGAGCCACCAGAGCCATCACAACTTTGGATTCAATCGACTCCAGCCTATGACGATTATCATATTGAGATAGCTCCTCAAGCTCCTAGAGACGAGAGAGCAGATGTAGAGCTTATCGAAGAAGCGATTGAAGATAGTAAGGAAAATCGTAAAAAACATCGCAGGTTGATAATTGAAGACGAGTCTGACGAGTTCAGTGAAAATAGCGAAAATAGCGAAAATAGCGATTCTGCAGAAATTGATTCAATTGATAGAAGTAATAATAAAGATAATAAAGCTAATGAAGATATTGAATCAGAAGATTTTGCAGATAGCACTGATAATTCTGATGATGTTGATAAGAGTGATGTTTCGGATGATGCAGATAGCGCAGATTATGCAGAATCTGGCGATGACTCGGATTCTGCAGACAATTCTGAAGATTTAAATAAGTCGTCATTAACCAATGAGTAACACTAAAAATAGTGTTAGAGTCATGGCAACTCGTTACCATAGAACGAAGGATAAGAACGGAAGGCAATTATGTTTGAACGGTTCACTGACCGCGCTCGGCGTGTGATTGTGCTAGCTCAGGAAGAAGCGCGCTCTCTTCAGCATAACTATATTGGTACCGAGCATATTCTCTTAGGTCTTATTAGAGAAGGCGAAGGAATAGCAGCAAAAGCTTTAAACGCCAAAGGCGTAGAATTAGACAATACTCGTAAACAAATAAAAGAAATGATTGGCACTGGTACTGTCTCGCCTAGTGGACACATACCTTTTACTCCGCATGCTAAACAAGTGCTTGAGCTTAGTTTGCGTGAAGCATTGCAATTGGGGCACAGCTATATTGGTACCGAGCATATTCTCTTAGGTCTTATTAGAGAAGGCGAAGGTGTTGGAACGCAGGTGCTTATTAAGATGGAGGTCGATTTAGGAGATCTTCGTAGCACTGCAATGGATTTGATTCGAGGAAATTCTGGATTACCAGAAGACGGTCAGAAGGGTGATTTGGCTAATGCTGGAGGAGTGCAGGATAAGAGGAATCAGTCTGGTTCTGCGCTGCTAGATCAGTTCGGAAGGAATCTTACTACAGAAGCTGAGCAAGGGAAGCTTGATCCTGTTATTGGTCGTTCAAAAGAGATTGAGCGCGTTATGGTTGTGCTTTCTCGCAGAACTAAGAATAATCCTGTTCTTATAGGTGAACCTGGTGTTGGTAAAACAGCTGTTGTGGAAGGTCTTGCACAGAAGATTGTTGCTGGAGATGTGCCAGAAACGTTAAAGGGCAAGCAGGTTTATTCTCTTGACTTGGGTTCGATGGTTGCTGGATCTCGTTATCGTGGCGATTTTGAAGAGCGCTTAAAGAAGGTGCTTAAAGAAATTAAGACTCGTGGAGATATAGTTCTATTTATTGATGAGATTCATACTATTGTTGGTGCTGGGTCTGCAGATGGTGCTTTGGGTGCTTCTGACATGCTTAAACCTATGCTTGCGCGTGGTGAGCTACAGACGATTGGTGCTACAACTACCGATGAGTATAGAAAGTATATTGAAAAGGATGCGGCTTTGGAAAGAAGATTCCAGCCTATTCAAGTTCAAGAGCCTTCTATTGCAGAGACAATTGAGATTCTAAAAGGTTTGCGTGCACGCTACGAGAATCATCATCACGTAACTATTACGGATGCTGCTTTGCAGTCTGCAGCCGAAATGTCTGCTCGCTATATTCAAGATAGGAATTTGCCAGATAAGGCGATTGATCTTATTGATGAAGCTGGAGCTCGCCTACGTATTAAGCGATTGACAGAGCCACCAGAGCTTAAGGAACTTGATTCTAAGATTTCTAAACTTTCAGAAAAGAAAGATGAAGCTATTAAGAATCAGGACTTTGAGAAGGCTGCCGACTTGCGAGATGAGCAGGAAAAGCTTGAGGAAGAACGTAAGAATAAAGAGCAGGCTTGGCGTGAGGGCGAGTCTAATGTGAATATGGTTGTAGACGAGGATGTTATTGCATCTGTTGTTTCTAATACAACTGGTATTCCTGTTGTTAAGCTAACTCAAGCGGAATCCAAAAAGTTGCTCGGTATGGAAGCGGAGCTTCATAAGCGTATTATTGGTCAAGATGAGGCTGTTTCTGCACTTTCTCGTTCTATTCGTCGTGCGCGAGTAGGATTGAAAGATCCAAAGCGTCCTTCTGGATCGTTTATTTTCGCTGGTCCTACGGGAGTTGGTAAGACAGAGCTTGCTAAAACCTTGGCTCAATTCCTGTTCGACGATGATGATGCTTTGATTCGTGTTGATATGTCGGAGTTTGCGGAAAAGTATGCGGCTTCTCGTCTTTTCGGTGCTCCTCCAGGATATGTTGGCTACGAGGAGGGTGGCGAGCTTACAGAGAAGGTTCGTAGAAAGCCATTCTCGGTGGTGCTTTTTGACGAAATTGAAAAGGCTCATCCAGATATTTTCAACACGCTTTTGCAAGTGTTAGACGACGGTCATTTAACAGATGGCCAAGGAAGAAAAGTTGATTTTAAGAACACGATTATTATCTTGACTACAAATCTTGGTACTCGTGATATTGCTAAGTCAGCGAATACTGGTTTTAGTCTTGGCAATAATGCGGATGCATCTTACCAGAGGATGAAGGATCAGGTTAATTCGGAATTGAAGCGTCAGTTCCGTCCGGAATTCCTAAACCGTTTGGATGATACGATTGTATTCCGTCAGCTTACTGAGCCAGAGGTTCGTCAGATTGTTGATTTGGACGTTAAGCGTTTGAATGACCGTCTGTTTGAACGTCATATGACTTTGGAGCTTACAGATGCAGCTAAGAATCTTCTTGCGCAAAAGGGCTTTGATCCTCTTCTTGGAGCAAGACCGTTGCGAAGAGTTATTCAGCGCGATATTGAGGATGCCATAAGTGAGAAGATTTTGCTTGGCGACTTAACAGATGGTGAACGCGTTGAAGTTGATGCAGAAGGAGAAGGTTTGCTGGGGGAGTTTATTTTCCGCGGCATAAAGTTTGATGTTGAGTCTTGATTTTGAGTTCTAACTAGTGAAAATATTCTAAATAACGAAAATCCCGGTGTGTAAATCTCATCGGGATTTTTGCGTTTTATGGGTTTTATAAATCACTATTGTTCCGATAAATAAAATATGTTATTCCGATACTGTATTATTCAGATAAATGAATTACGCTGAGCATCTAATAATGCTTTTTCTAATTCCGTATCTACAGCAAAAATGTAGAGTCCATTAACTCCTCGTTTTAATAACACGTTAAGCTCATTTTTAAGATTATCAATTGAATAGTCTAACGTAATTTTCTTTTTTGCTGATAAATCTTTAGTGTGCCTTTTATTAGTTGCTTTATCGTTTCTACTATTTTCTGGGCAAAAAACAACTTTACCATTACGATACTGCACTGAAGGTCCAATTATTACCCCAGCATAATTTAAATCAAATCCTTGAACTGTAAATGTAGATCCAATTTCATTTATAGTATGAGGCTGTTCTGCCCATGATTTTTTTGTTTCCTTTATTGAATGTGAATGCTTCGAGCTATCTAACGATGACAATTGATAATTCCATGGATGGCTAAAAATTTTCCCTTCTCTTTCCAAAATTTCTAACTCGGAACTACTAGCATCAGCATATTCTCCAAGTCCCATATACCATTGTCCATTACTATCACAATGTAAATCTACATTCCAAGTACCATTTACAGCAGTAGGATTATTCTTATTGTTCTTATACTCCCAATCGTATGTTGCAACAATACGTGATAATCCGTGCCCATCGCACCCAGAAGCTTTTTCTTCAGATTTAGATTTGATAGCCTTAAACAGTTTAATAGGTGAATCAAATACCTTGAAATCAAAAGGTTTATCTGCATTATTCGAATCTGCATTTTTTATTTCAGAATTACTACATACTGGAAGAGTGCCAATACAACCATTGTATATAAAATTTTTAATCCATTCGAGAACATTTTTATTAGCTCTCATACGCATCTGATTTTCAAGAATAAAACGACGAACATTCACACTTATTGAATCATTTAAGGATAATGCTCCACAATCATTAGCACTATTACCAAAAGACTTCTTATCCTTGCAATATGTACCCAATAATTTTTCTAAGTCTTCTGAATTCCACCGTTGGTTACTTTGTAAAATTTGATTAGGATCAAAAGCTGCAATAACAACTCGAGACCTACATAAGATATCAGACAACATATTTGAACCAGAGTAAGCCTGATTAGCCTGTGTGTTCAGCAAGTGAGCTTCATCAATAAGAGCTACATCACAGCAACGCTTTGGTCTGTCAATAATACCACGACCTTGTTCGGTTTGCTCGCTAAAACGATTAATAAACTGAGAAGGTAGCATAACAAGTTCATCATTATTTTTTTGCAAACGTAATTTTGTTGCTATTTGATTGTATACATTCACTTGTTCTTTATGGTTTACAATTATGCAAGCAGTTTTCCTATTATTGATAGTTGAAAATTGTTTATATTCATAATCAGAATCTTCTTCGTTTTCTTCTTCAACACTATCATAACTGTACTGGCGTAATTGATTTTTTATTTTGCTTAGCTTGTTACAAATTTTATAGAACAAATCACTAAGTAAAACTGTTTTTCCAGTACCAGCATCACCTTCTAGCAAAATAAGCGTAGACGAATCAGAGTCACACTTATTTTTTGATTTTAAAGCTTCATTAACGATATCTATAACTTTTCTTTCAATAGTCTTCTGTTCAGAAGTCAATTTATGAAATGGTGACGCCTTGAATAAAGCTGAGTCGCGAATAATTCCTTCCTCTGGAAATAAATCTGGATCCATGTCATGAAGCTGAACCCATATTCCAGAAAAAATACGTTCGAACTCTTCTTCTGGATAATATTCACCCTGAGGATTGGTTCTGCGATTAGTAACTTCATTAATTGAATCAACACTTAACAAATACTGCATGAAGCGGTTTTCAACATCTAAAGTAAGTGATTTATTAAAATGTTCATTAGCAATAATATATTGTTTTACTTCGCCTTCAGATAGTTTTTCCCAATCATCTCTGATTTTGGTATCAGCATTCAGATGTTGTTTTGTTCTCTCCTCAATATTATTAGTTTCACCAACATAAACCGTATATCTCTCATATTCTTTTTTATGAACAATATAAACAGTTGGAAATTTCAGCAAGTAATGCTTCAAAACTTGAATAGTTTGGTTATCAAGATCACTTCTTTTATACTTTAGATTTTCATTAATGCTATGTTCTAATTCATTATCTTTGAAAACTTTATAAGGTAAATTAACAATTATGGACTTAGGGGGAACAATAGCTTTCATCATGATTCAATGATAGCTATTTGATAAGAAATATTCTATTAATAAAAACTACTAATAGTGACAAATTTACAAATGTTTTTGAATTGAATATTTTTAACTCAATTTATAAATTTTCGATTATGAAAATTTAGTCCACGTATCAAAACTGTTTCCTTAACGCAACAATTTTGATACACTGGCCCACAAACTCTATAAATTAGATTTATCATATAAACAAAGTCAATGTTGTGTAATAATGCAATATTTACTAGCATGAATCGTAGGAGTCTTCCTGCGTTGAAAGTCGGCTTCATGCCGTCGGCTGATTTACTCACCTTAGGCGTTGTGTGGGCTCCTTTATTTTTTTTTTTACATATAACATATGGATCATTAAAGACTATAAAACAGTTGGAATATGCGAAAGCTAGTCATACCCTCAAACCAACTCATTACGAGATTAAGGGGTAAGAGGAGCCCTAGCCCTCATTTCGATTCTATCATATAAGTCTTTACCTAATACGCAGTGGTAATCCTTGAAGCGCAATAAGTAAATAGTGAGTCCCGAACAGACCAAGTGTCCGGGACTCACTATCCACTATACTGCAGGCTCATTATGAAATTAGATGCAATAGTATCTGCTATGTTTTCACTCGTTATTATCGCTGGCGTATGGTGCCATTTTTCACCTTGGTTCACAGTCTTTCCCGCATCGTGGGGCGGGACAACCTGCTTGAGTGCAACACAACAAGCGCGAAAGTACCTTGGAACGCCGAGCTTGCTCAAAGTTGAAAGCACAGTGTGCTTTTCAACGCAAGTGAGGGCTGACTACGTTAAATCAACGAAATTAGTTTTTCCGCACAAAGATTTATGCGAATGTGTTTACGGTCGATGTGTATCGTGATAGCATAGTAGAGCCGTGGTGCAAAGGGCGATTTTATCCTTTTCGTCCTCTTGACAATTGCGCACCACGGTGCTTTTAGGTCTTTTCTAAATGTGTGGTTATTCATAGAAATTCTAGCTAGTATGTGTAGTTGGAATTTTTTTTCTCACATATGAGGTATGGATCTTAATTGCAACGCGTGGCCCTCGGCAACTAGCTTTCAAGACTGGAACATTAGTCTGAGGAGTACCACGCGTTTTTGCTTATAACCCTATAACCACACGTTTTTCAGGCTTTCACACATAAGCTGATGCTATCCTAGAAGTGCGTTTATCAAAAAAGAAAGAGCTTAGCGCGTTGTTACTGCATATAACGATGTGGAAGATAAGAGAGGAATCAAAAGCTGATGAATATGATGAAACTTTGTTATGATATGGCTGAGAAACTTCGTCCCTATGCTGAACCTAATATGGACAAACACTCTAAAGAAGCAGCCAATAGCGCTATTAGAGCAGGTGAACCATCAATCGCAATTGATATTTATTTAAGTAGACGCATGGATGCGCAAGAGTGCACCTAAAGAGTTGCTAATAGAAGCCTATAACCTTCTAGATCCTTATGAATGCGGAGATGTCTATGACGATATAGCAGACGATTTAGGAGTTCCGCGTAAAGTCCATTCACCAGATGAATAAAAAATAAATTTTATATTAAATCAACAATTATCAGATTTTAGCCACCTGCAAAAGGTTGTAAGCAATTAAAAGTATGCGCGTTAATACCGTGTTCCCAGTTGTGGAAAATAAGAGAGGAGTGAAAAGCTGATGAACATGCAGAAAATTTATTATGACACGGCAGAGAAACTTCGGCCTTATGCTGAACCATACATGGATAAACTTTGCAAAGAAGCCGCTAGTAATGCTACATGCGCAGGAGAGCCTTATGAAGCATTAGCAGATTACTTAAGTTTTGCATGGGAACATCAAGATACTCCTCGCAAACTTATTATTGAAGCATACAATCTTATTGACGATGATTATCTTGATTCATATAACGAAATGGCAGATAAACTAGGGATTCCACGTCGCCAACATTCTGCAGATTACGATGAAGATGAATAAATTGTATATTAAAAAAATAGACTTAGAATGAAAATTGCGAGGGGCCCCTCGACTAACAATCTGACGTAAACGGCAGCTGCGAGGCCCTCGCGTTACGTTCATTATATCGTTATTTTTTAGAATATCCAATGTAACAAAGGATTCAATAAATACTATTTTTCAAAAACGTTTATCTAGAGAAGATACGAAACTAAGTTGCGTTTGCATAATAGAAAACGGGAAAATTAATTATTACAAAAGAGCTGGTCATTCCCCCAAACCTACCCTGTGAAGGGTCAAGGGTAAGGGGGAGCCCCAGCTCTCAATTCGATTCTATCATATGAGTACCTTCCTTATGTGCAAGGATTACCCATATTCTTGTTATTGTTTAGCTAGATTTATCATACGCAATAAGCGCGTGTCAAAACTGTTTCCTTAACGCAACAATTTTGACACACTTGCATTATGTCGATTTTTGTGAATGATACTCTTCTTACACATTAAACATCTACATCTGCTTGACTTGCGTAAGAGTTATACCACTTTGAAAAATTTTAACTTTATACTACAAACTGGCTTAACTGGATACGCAGAAGATCTAGATTAAAGAATCACAATAACAATGTTGTTGATGTATAATCGCTTTTGATAGGCTTTCCTGCATGCGCGGGGGTGATCCTTCTATGTTTCGTGTTCTATCGTCTTTCTCGCATTGGCGAGGCAATTATTTGAGCTTCAAATGCATGCAATACGTTTGAAGCTCAAATAGTTTAGTAATAAATATGCAACACAATCTTTCTTAAAGCTTTTATTGAGAGTATATTTACCATTATTTAATAATCATTGTGGATTAGGAAAAATTGGAAGACGGTAATCATGAGTTGTAATCACGTTGTTAATACTGAATTATGGGGTAAAAAGAGAGAAGTTAATGGAGTAATGCAATGGCTTCCTCTTGCTCAACACCTTGAAGATACTGGAAATGTTATTGGTCAATTATGGGATCATTGGCTTAGTGATGGTCAGCGAAGATTGATTGAATCTTCATTAAGTAAACGAGTTGATGCAAAAAAATTATCTCAATTTTTAGGATGCATACATGATATTGGTAAGGCTACTCCCGTTTTTCAGTTTCGAAAATCGTATTCAAATTCAAAAGATTTAGATATTGCGTTAAAAAATAAATTAGCTACTGTTGGTTTTACAAATATCAATGATTTTATTATTAAGGCAGAAGATTGGTCGAGTAGTCATCACACTATAACCGGTCAAGCTATTCTTTCTAATACTGGAGTTCCTGAAGGGGTTTGTGCAATAGTTGGCGCTCATCATGGTAAACCTTTAGATAATGATTCTGTTTATAAAAGTAACGAATCTGCGTATACTGACCATTATTATCAAAGTGAAACTGAGAGTGAAAATAGTAAATTATGGCAAAAGTTGCAGAATGATATTTTGGATTGGGCTTTAGAAAGAAATGATTTTTCTAATGTAGATGATCTTCCAGAAATAAGTGAACCAGCACAAGTTTTATTGTGTGGACTAGTAATTATGGCTGATTGGATTGCAAGTAATGAACAATATTTTCCGCTTATTCCAATAGAGAAAGATTTAATAGAAAATCAGGAAGAAAGATATAGAAAAGGCTGGGAAAAGTGGTTACAACATGGTTCTAAAGACGTATGGGAATCATTAAATTGTTGTAGCAATATTTCGCAAATATACAAACATCGTTTTGGTTTCTTGCCGAATAGTATTCAGACAGCGTTGTACAATGTAATTTCTCATTGCAAAGAGCCTGGAATTTTTATTCTTGAATCTTCAATGGGTTCAGGAAAAACAGAAGCTTCTTTAATTGCTGCTGAGCAATTAGCAAATCTAACCGGAAGAAGCGGAGTATTCTTCGGTCTTCCTACTCAAGCAACTTCTAATGGAATGTTTAGGCGAGTTGAGGATTGGCTTAAAAGTGTGAATAGTGATTTTCAGGGTGAGATTGGTTTACGTTTAGTTCATGGTAAAGCTGAACTGAATGCAGATTATGCGCATTTGCTGCATGGAATGCAAAATATGAATGATGGTTGTGAAAGTACTTCTAGTAGTAATGATGTAAATAATAATGGAGTAATACTTAATGATTGGTTTACTGGACGAAAAACTGCAATGTTGGATGACTTTGTTGTTGGTACAGTAGATCAATTTTTGTTAGCTTCGTTAAAGCAAAAACATCTTATGCTTCGTCATTTGGGATTAAGTAAAAAAGTTGTAATTATTGACGAAGTGCACGCTTATGACGCTTATATGAATAAGTATCTTGAAGAATCTCTTGTTTGGATGGCAGCATATGGTGTTCCTGTTGTGTTGCTTTCTGCTACTTTACCTGCTAAGCGTAGAAAAGAACTTATAAAAGCCTATATGTGTGGGTTGTTTGGGTTTAATTGGAGAGAATGCGATAAATCTAATGTTGATTTTGAAACAAATAATTATCCTTTAATTACGTACAG from Gardnerella vaginalis ATCC 14018 = JCM 11026 includes these protein-coding regions:
- a CDS encoding DUF3027 domain-containing protein, which encodes MADEVINPQELAYSIAVETSERENAVGDFVSATDLGSDVTDFRFVCNMPGYEGWQWSVTLYHDADVDRWTVNESTLAPTEDSLLPPPWIPWKDRLKPTDLSVMDSIGTAEDDERLESGVNPEDLDYKKSKANVSEDSVETECSESEKSPATEQDGETEQNNESKEDNESKESQEDFEEAVETFRLTRKRVMTAEAIAQTAKRWYSGQHGPKSLSTKIADGKACSSCGFMIPLAGSLGNMFGVCANMWSPDDGRVVALDHGCGEHSEIEPPEPSQLWIQSTPAYDDYHIEIAPQAPRDERADVELIEEAIEDSKENRKKHRRLIIEDESDEFSENSENSENSDSAEIDSIDRSNNKDNKANEDIESEDFADSTDNSDDVDKSDVSDDADSADYAESGDDSDSADNSEDLNKSSLTNE
- a CDS encoding ATP-dependent Clp protease ATP-binding subunit gives rise to the protein MFERFTDRARRVIVLAQEEARSLQHNYIGTEHILLGLIREGEGIAAKALNAKGVELDNTRKQIKEMIGTGTVSPSGHIPFTPHAKQVLELSLREALQLGHSYIGTEHILLGLIREGEGVGTQVLIKMEVDLGDLRSTAMDLIRGNSGLPEDGQKGDLANAGGVQDKRNQSGSALLDQFGRNLTTEAEQGKLDPVIGRSKEIERVMVVLSRRTKNNPVLIGEPGVGKTAVVEGLAQKIVAGDVPETLKGKQVYSLDLGSMVAGSRYRGDFEERLKKVLKEIKTRGDIVLFIDEIHTIVGAGSADGALGASDMLKPMLARGELQTIGATTTDEYRKYIEKDAALERRFQPIQVQEPSIAETIEILKGLRARYENHHHVTITDAALQSAAEMSARYIQDRNLPDKAIDLIDEAGARLRIKRLTEPPELKELDSKISKLSEKKDEAIKNQDFEKAADLRDEQEKLEEERKNKEQAWREGESNVNMVVDEDVIASVVSNTTGIPVVKLTQAESKKLLGMEAELHKRIIGQDEAVSALSRSIRRARVGLKDPKRPSGSFIFAGPTGVGKTELAKTLAQFLFDDDDALIRVDMSEFAEKYAASRLFGAPPGYVGYEEGGELTEKVRRKPFSVVLFDEIEKAHPDIFNTLLQVLDDGHLTDGQGRKVDFKNTIIILTTNLGTRDIAKSANTGFSLGNNADASYQRMKDQVNSELKRQFRPEFLNRLDDTIVFRQLTEPEVRQIVDLDVKRLNDRLFERHMTLELTDAAKNLLAQKGFDPLLGARPLRRVIQRDIEDAISEKILLGDLTDGERVEVDAEGEGLLGEFIFRGIKFDVES
- a CDS encoding DUF2075 domain-containing protein, which codes for MMKAIVPPKSIIVNLPYKVFKDNELEHSINENLKYKRSDLDNQTIQVLKHYLLKFPTVYIVHKKEYERYTVYVGETNNIEERTKQHLNADTKIRDDWEKLSEGEVKQYIIANEHFNKSLTLDVENRFMQYLLSVDSINEVTNRRTNPQGEYYPEEEFERIFSGIWVQLHDMDPDLFPEEGIIRDSALFKASPFHKLTSEQKTIERKVIDIVNEALKSKNKCDSDSSTLILLEGDAGTGKTVLLSDLFYKICNKLSKIKNQLRQYSYDSVEEENEEDSDYEYKQFSTINNRKTACIIVNHKEQVNVYNQIATKLRLQKNNDELVMLPSQFINRFSEQTEQGRGIIDRPKRCCDVALIDEAHLLNTQANQAYSGSNMLSDILCRSRVVIAAFDPNQILQSNQRWNSEDLEKLLGTYCKDKKSFGNSANDCGALSLNDSISVNVRRFILENQMRMRANKNVLEWIKNFIYNGCIGTLPVCSNSEIKNADSNNADKPFDFKVFDSPIKLFKAIKSKSEEKASGCDGHGLSRIVATYDWEYKNNKNNPTAVNGTWNVDLHCDSNGQWYMGLGEYADASSSELEILEREGKIFSHPWNYQLSSLDSSKHSHSIKETKKSWAEQPHTINEIGSTFTVQGFDLNYAGVIIGPSVQYRNGKVVFCPENSRNDKATNKRHTKDLSAKKKITLDYSIDNLKNELNVLLKRGVNGLYIFAVDTELEKALLDAQRNSFI
- a CDS encoding poly(A) polymerase translates to MRKSAPKELLIEAYNLLDPYECGDVYDDIADDLGVPRKVHSPDE
- a CDS encoding CRISPR-associated helicase/endonuclease Cas3; translated protein: MSCNHVVNTELWGKKREVNGVMQWLPLAQHLEDTGNVIGQLWDHWLSDGQRRLIESSLSKRVDAKKLSQFLGCIHDIGKATPVFQFRKSYSNSKDLDIALKNKLATVGFTNINDFIIKAEDWSSSHHTITGQAILSNTGVPEGVCAIVGAHHGKPLDNDSVYKSNESAYTDHYYQSETESENSKLWQKLQNDILDWALERNDFSNVDDLPEISEPAQVLLCGLVIMADWIASNEQYFPLIPIEKDLIENQEERYRKGWEKWLQHGSKDVWESLNCCSNISQIYKHRFGFLPNSIQTALYNVISHCKEPGIFILESSMGSGKTEASLIAAEQLANLTGRSGVFFGLPTQATSNGMFRRVEDWLKSVNSDFQGEIGLRLVHGKAELNADYAHLLHGMQNMNDGCESTSSSNDVNNNGVILNDWFTGRKTAMLDDFVVGTVDQFLLASLKQKHLMLRHLGLSKKVVIIDEVHAYDAYMNKYLEESLVWMAAYGVPVVLLSATLPAKRRKELIKAYMCGLFGFNWRECDKSNVDFETNNYPLITYSDKNCVKQKFIENDASDNKSVSVRKITDDSLHESLVNELKSLLNNGGIAGIIVNTVKRAQEIYNACVGEFTDEEVIVIHSQFIATDRVRKEQQICNMIGKNAHRPVRAIIIGTQVLEQSLDVDFDVLFTDLAPIDLLLQRAGRLHRHMIERPDSFKEPILYVLGTSERYEFEKASESIYSKYLLIRTQYYLPDVINMPQDISRLVQIVYGDNLLELQEDLKDAYAAAKREHDSVRNSNESAAKTYRIENPKSEIGKKSIVGLLKNSITNESDEFACAQVRNSGESIEVIAVKKVGSGYGTFHDCEDISQNIDYSEVAMRLAQETVGLPWMFTLNNNRIEETINELERIRKQKQFQNWDNQPWLRGSLVLLFDENNICEISKYRVVYSEKSGIVCIKSLEEDRKELKGEQV